Proteins from one Methanococcus maripaludis C5 genomic window:
- a CDS encoding 30S ribosomal protein S8e: MAIWQGASRRLSTGAKVWRAAKKHKREMGRPAAETQVSEVIKRKIVRCRGANLKVKLEKTNYANVFDQANNVCKKVAVTKVLDNKANKHYIRRNVMTKGAIIETEMGKAKVTSRPGQDGVVNAVLITE; the protein is encoded by the coding sequence ATGGCAATTTGGCAAGGAGCAAGCAGAAGGCTCTCAACAGGAGCTAAAGTCTGGAGAGCTGCAAAGAAACATAAAAGAGAAATGGGAAGACCTGCAGCAGAAACACAAGTTTCAGAAGTAATCAAAAGAAAAATTGTAAGATGCAGAGGCGCAAACTTAAAAGTTAAGTTGGAAAAAACTAACTACGCAAACGTCTTTGATCAAGCAAACAATGTTTGTAAAAAAGTTGCTGTAACAAAAGTTCTCGACAACAAAGCAAACAAACACTATATCAGAAGAAACGTTATGACAAAAGGAGCAATCATCGAAACAGAAATGGGTAAAGCAAAAGTTACCTCAAGACCTGGACAAGATGGTGTTGTAAACGCTGTTTTAATTACAGAATAA
- a CDS encoding bis-aminopropyl spermidine synthase family protein, producing the protein MKIIGSMGKKTENLKIDAKKSYLKRIAKNVKVSEGERAVEDILRCIYRNQPISTKKIGQYVKLPLPIVSKVRSILERESLLKRDDKGAVFSKEGVDFVEKELRLKLKSDLKCPVCSGKNIVFDEKFEKILKKHKTYAKLRPQVNTMIDQSFATPETAVARATIMADRGDLEGKRVLFVGDDDLASIPTAMTGLCSEVVVLDIDDRLLKLISEVSKKENLNIETVKWDFKNELPSEFVNKFDTIFTDPPYTLNGAVLFMSRGIEALGNDGILYLAFSHKPVEEYIELQKSINNMNFLIYELIPGFNFYEGTEIIGNTTFLARLVGKNLKKIDVNSEKIYTGELKPTLRYYRCMNCKKVHEIGNKIKRIEDLTCECGGKKFSMIKRSKVKQK; encoded by the coding sequence ATGAAGATTATTGGAAGCATGGGTAAAAAAACGGAAAACTTAAAAATTGATGCTAAAAAATCATATTTAAAACGTATTGCAAAAAATGTGAAAGTTTCAGAAGGAGAACGGGCTGTTGAAGATATTTTAAGATGCATATACAGAAATCAGCCGATTTCAACAAAAAAAATAGGCCAATATGTAAAACTGCCTCTTCCAATTGTATCTAAAGTTAGATCAATTCTTGAAAGAGAATCTCTCTTAAAAAGAGACGATAAAGGAGCGGTATTTTCAAAAGAAGGTGTTGATTTTGTCGAAAAGGAACTTAGACTTAAACTTAAATCTGATCTAAAATGTCCGGTATGCAGTGGAAAAAATATTGTGTTTGATGAAAAATTTGAAAAGATATTGAAAAAACACAAAACTTACGCTAAATTAAGGCCGCAAGTAAACACGATGATTGATCAGTCTTTTGCAACACCTGAAACAGCGGTTGCTAGAGCTACAATAATGGCCGATCGAGGAGATTTAGAAGGAAAAAGAGTTTTATTTGTGGGAGATGATGATCTTGCATCAATTCCAACTGCAATGACTGGACTATGCAGTGAAGTCGTTGTTTTAGATATCGATGATAGACTTTTAAAATTAATTTCAGAAGTTTCTAAAAAAGAGAATTTGAACATTGAAACTGTGAAATGGGACTTTAAAAATGAACTTCCAAGTGAATTTGTAAACAAATTTGACACAATATTTACTGATCCCCCATATACATTGAATGGCGCAGTGCTTTTCATGTCAAGAGGCATCGAAGCACTTGGAAACGATGGAATATTGTATCTTGCATTCTCTCATAAGCCTGTAGAAGAATACATTGAACTTCAAAAATCAATCAACAATATGAACTTTTTAATTTATGAGTTGATTCCAGGATTTAACTTTTATGAAGGAACCGAAATTATTGGAAACACTACATTTTTGGCAAGACTCGTTGGTAAAAATTTGAAAAAAATAGACGTTAATTCTGAAAAAATATACACTGGAGAATTAAAACCAACTTTAAGATACTACCGGTGCATGAACTGTAAAAAAGTCCATGAAATTGGAAATAAAATAAAAAGAATAGAAGATTTAACCTGTGAATGCGGCGGAAAAAAATTTTCAATGATTAAACGATCGAAAGTAAAACAAAAATAA